The following coding sequences lie in one Arachis stenosperma cultivar V10309 chromosome 5, arast.V10309.gnm1.PFL2, whole genome shotgun sequence genomic window:
- the LOC130979984 gene encoding receptor-like protein 4, with protein sequence MSLTLPLLLLLLLLLTTIITTTTTTPLPSPSPSPSSSYPYGFSYHIDCGSPTNTTDPFNTTWLSDRYFSGGATSIVSEPLLFQHPHEKTLRFFPTSSGKKNCYTLPLPPPSSTSSAHRRFLLRTFVVYDNYDGKAHPPSFDVSVRSTIVFSWRSPWPSSLSRRGAYSDLLASSPSDADAVPVCFYSFATDPPVISSLEVFSVDPNSYDAASTATTDIVLVNYGRLSCGSGQWGPRFSADSDRFGRSWQADSDYRTANSDKFVAVSTKYGIKGTDQKPNYFPEKLYQTAVTTAEEEGGVIEYELSVDAKLDYLLWLHFAEIEGKVRKAGERVFDVWVNDENLTRIDIYRSVGGFAAYTWHHTVKNLSSSALSVKLKGVKGAPLICGVENYALVPNDPSTVPQQAVAMKALKDSLRIPERMGWNGDPCAPTNWDAWEGVTCRMSKDNTGLVISQIDLGSQGLKGDISDQISLLSDLVSLNLSSNSLMGEIPNGLGQKSLIHLDLSNNQLTGSIPDSIASSSLKLVLLNGNLLEGRVPEELYSIGVHGGAIDLSSNKGLCGVPTLPSCPIFWENGRLSTQGKIAIGLSCFFVFCVVVLLVFVLIRRRRNDYDFALPHELTSLAAKRNRYQRQKSLMLLEMESQHAKGLVASPYTQQ encoded by the exons ATGTCCCTCACTCTccctcttctcctcctcctcctcctcctcctaacCACCATTATCACAACCACCACCACTACCCCTCTCCCTTCTCCCTCTCCGTCTCCCTCTTCTTCCTATCCTTACG GTTTCTCTTACCACATCGACTGCGGCAGCCCCACTAACACCACCGACCCTTTCAACACCACTTGGCTCTCCGACCGCTACTTCTCCGGTGGCGCCACTTCCATCGTCTCGGAGCCCCTCCTCTTCCAGCACCCTCACGAGAAGACCCTCCGCTTCTTCCCAACCTCCTCCGGCAAAAAGAACTGCTACACCCTCCCACTCCCTCCTCCCTCTTCTACTTCCTCTGCTCACCGCCGCTTCCTCCTGCGCACCTTCGTCGTATACGACAACTACGACGGCAAGGCCCACCCTCCCTCCTTCGATGTCTCCGTCCGCTCCACCATCGTCTTCTCCTGGCGCTCCCCCTGGCCAAGCTCCCTCTCCCGCCGCGGCGCCTACTCCGACCTCCTCGCCTCTTCTCCCTCCGACGCTGACGCCGTCCCCGTCTGCTTCTACAGCTTCGCCACTGATCCCCCCGTCATCTCCTCTCTCGAGGTATTCTCCGTCGATCCGAATTCCTACGACGCCGCTTCCACCGCTACCACCGACATTGTTCTAGTCAACTATGGCCGCCTCTCTTGCGGCTCCGGTCAGTGGGGCCCGCGCTTCAGTGCAGATTCCGACCGATTTGGCCGGTCCTGGCAGGCCGATTCTGACTACAGGACCGCCAATTCCGACAAATTTGTGGCGGTTTCCACCAAGTACGGCATCAAAGGCACCGACCAGAAGCCAAATTACTTCCCGGAGAAGCTGTACCAGACTGCGGTGACAACGGCGGAGGAAGAGGGGGGAGTAATTGAGTACGAATTGAGCGTGGATGCGAAGCTTGATTACCTTCTGTGGCTGCATTTCGCGGAGATTGAAGGGAAGGTCCGGAAGGCGGGGGAGAGAGTGTTCGATGTGTGGGTCAACGACGAGAATTTGACTAGGATTGACATATACCGCAGCGTTGGCGGTTTTGCGGCGTACACGTGGCATCACACGGTGAAGAATTTGAGTAGCAGTGCTCTGAGCGTGAAGCTCAAGGGTGTGAAGGGAGCGCCTCTCATCTGTGGGGTTGAGAATTACGCTCTTGTCCCTAACGATCCTTCCACTGTTCCTCAACAAG CGGTTGCCATGAAAGCATTGAAAGATTCACTTCGGATTCCAGAGAGGATGGGTTGGAATGGTGATCCATGTGCACCTACTAATTGGGATGCATGGGAGGGAGTTACCTGCCGTATGAGTAAGGATAACACTGGTCTCGTGATAAGTCAAAT AGATCTGGGCAGTCAAGGCTTGAAAGGGGACATAAGTGACCAGATTAGTCTTTTGTCAGACTTGGTAAGCCT GAACCTGAGTTCTAATTCTTTGATGGGTGAAATACCTAATGGACTAGGTCAAAAGTCGCTGATACACCT GGATCTGTCCAACAATCAGTTGACGGGCTCCATACCAGATAGTATAGCTTCATCTAGTTTGAAACTTGT GCTATTGAATGGTAACTTATTGGAAGGACGAGTGCCGGAGGAACTTTATTCGATTGGTGTCCATGGTGGAGCTATTGA TCTCTCCAGCAACAAAGGTTTGTGCGGTGTTCCAACCTTGCCATCCTGTCCTATATTTTGGGAGAATGGAAGGTTATCTACTCAGGGTAAAATTGCAATAGGCTTGTCatgcttttttgttttctgtgTGGTGGTGCTGCTGGTCTTTGTCTTGATCAGGAGGAGAAGAAATGATTATGACTTTGCTCTGCCTCATGAATTAACAT CATTAGCCGCCAAGAGAAACAGATATCAGAGGCAAAAGTCATTGATGCTTCTTGAGATGGAGAGTCAACATGCCAAGGGATTGGTAGCCTCACCCTACACTCAACAATAA